One window of Desulfuromonadales bacterium genomic DNA carries:
- a CDS encoding HD domain-containing protein — MKNLANFFFEVGMLKRTPRTGFQFLGSGTESVAEHSFRTAIIGYTLARMDGSADVGRVLQLCLFHDIPEARTGDLNYVNKKYVKVDEAKAVADLARTLPFGEEYSGVIAEFSERQSRESLLAHDADQLEMILALKEYKDLGNRYADEWYPFAVRRLKTEIAQHLAETIWSTDSTRWWFDDDSDWWVKGRKESEE; from the coding sequence ATGAAGAATCTGGCGAATTTTTTCTTCGAAGTCGGCATGCTCAAGCGAACGCCTCGCACCGGCTTCCAGTTTCTTGGTTCCGGGACCGAATCGGTGGCAGAACATTCCTTCCGCACCGCGATCATCGGCTATACCCTGGCACGGATGGACGGGTCGGCAGATGTCGGCCGGGTACTTCAGCTCTGCCTGTTCCACGACATCCCCGAGGCGCGCACCGGCGATCTCAACTACGTCAACAAGAAGTACGTCAAGGTCGACGAGGCGAAGGCGGTGGCCGATCTGGCCCGCACCCTTCCCTTCGGCGAGGAGTACAGCGGCGTCATTGCCGAGTTTTCCGAACGGCAGAGCCGGGAGTCGCTGCTCGCCCACGATGCCGATCAACTGGAGATGATCCTGGCCCTCAAGGAGTACAAGGACCTGGGGAACCGTTATGCCGATGAGTGGTACCCCTTCGCCGTGCGCCGACTGAAGACCGAAATTGCGCAACACCTGGCGGAGACGATCTGGAGTACCGACTCGACGCGGTGGTGGTTTGACGACGACAGCGACTGGTGGGTGAAGGGGCGCAAAGAAAGTGAGGAATAG